Genomic segment of Fusobacterium varium:
ATATTATATATTATATTTTAAAATTATGGTAGTCATTTTTTATAAGTAAATTCTCAAAAAAATTTTACTTCATATTTTTCATCTATAATAAAAAGCTGGAAATATTTCTACTCCAGCTATATTATTAAACAATTAATATATTCTTTTTATTATTTACTATATATCCTCTTTTTCTGTATAATATAAATAAAGATAATTTATAATATAACTTATTGAAAATTCTTGAATTATGGGTGATTCAAATTCCTTATAGCTTAACTTAGAAACTAGCAATGTAATTTCATTATTAGTTTCCACATCTTGCCTTGAAGATATATATATTATTTTTATTTTCTTTTTTCTTAAAATATTTTTTATTCTATTAATTTGAAAATTATTATTTGAAAAACTTATAATAATTGCTAAATCATCAGAATGTATTTGACTAATTATATTATCTTGTGAAGAGATCGTTAAAGGACAAATAGTATTTTTCCCTAATCTCATAAATTTTTCACTTATATTTTGTGCAAAAATATTTGAAAAAGAAGTTCCAAAGAAAAAAATTTTTTTAGCTCTTTTTATCCAAAATATTGTTTTTCTAATATTTTCATTTTCATTAAGACAGCTTGTTTCTTGTAAAGCTTTAAATATATCATTCAAATAATTTTTCCCTGAGAATTTTTTTATATTTGGTTTTATAACTTCTTTTTCTTCTAAAAAATTATTATAAATTCTACAATCTTCTTTTAAAGTTTTAAAATCACTTCCATTAACTCTTTTACAAAATCTAGAAATAGTAGATATAGAAGTATTACATTTTTGAGCTAATTCTTTTATAGATATAGTTGGAATAATTTTATGATTATCTAAAATGTAATTAGCTATAATAACTTCTACTTTAGGATATAATTCATTATTATCTCTACACTTTTTTAAATTTGAAAAAAAAGAATACATATTAATCTCCTATTTTTTATTCATGCTTTAAATATTCTCTCATTTCTATCTTTAAAAGATTTGCTTTATTTCCATAAATAATTTGAATACCATTATCAACTAAAACTGCCCCACTAGCCCCTAAATCTTTTTCAAAAATTTTTATATCTTTAATTTTTGAATTATTTTCCAAAGTTAATCTAAGTCTTGTAAAACAAGCATCAACTTTCAATATGTTTTCTCTTCCTCCAACAGCTTTAATTATTTTATTTAAAAACTCTACTGAAACATTCTTATTTATAGAACTCTCTTTTATATCCTCTTCTATATCTCCATCAAAATTTTCTTCTCTTCCTGGAGTTTTTAAGTTTCTTTTTTCAATATATATTTTAAAAGTAAAATAGTATAAAACAAAATATATAGGACCGACTATTAAAAGATAATACCAATGAGAACCTTTATTTGAATTTAGTATACCATTAAATATAAAAGAAAGTAAAGGTCCTCCAAAACTTGATGGTCCAGGAATATTTATTTGAAGAATATAAGTTAAAATATATGCTATTCCAGCAAAGAATGAATGAATAATAAATAAACCAGGTGCTACAAATAAAAATGCAAATTCTAAAGGTTCAGTTATTCCCATTAAAGCGCATGGCAAAACAGCTGCTGTCATTAAAGCTGCTACTTTCTTTTTATTTTTAGGCAATGATGTTTTATAAATTGCTAGTGCCGCTCCAGGTAATCCAAACATTGCAAAAAGAACTTTACCATTCATTACAAATCTTGTAATATTTACATCAAATTTTGCTGTAGGAGAACTTAAAATAGCATTATAAATATTTACAGCTCCTTCAACCATAACTCCATCAATATTCATATATCCACCTAATTGTGTAAAGAAAAATGGTAAATAAATAAAATGATGTAATCCAAATGGAAGTAATAGTCTCTCTGATAAACCATATAAAAATGATCCACTTGCTCCTATTGAATTAATTATATCTGAAGATTTAATTAATAAATGTTGAATAGGTGGGAATATAAAAGCTAATAAAATTCCTAAGATACTTGAACATATAATTGAAAGTGCTGGTATAGCTCTTGTTCCATTAAAAATTGATAAAATTGCAGGTAATTGAATTTTATAAAATTTATTATGAATATATGCAATTAAAAATCCAACTAAAATCCCTCCAAATACCCCTGTATCTAAAGTTAAAACCCCTAATATTTGTTTTTGACCAATTAATAAATTTTTGGGATCCAAATCTCCTGTAAAAATCAAGAAACTTCCTAATATAGTATTCATTGTCATATATCCTAAAAAACCACTAAGTGCAGCAGTTGCCTTTTCACTTTTAACAAAACCATAAGATATACATATTGCAAAGATCACAGGAATATTATTATTAACAACATTTCCTGCATCTTTTAAAATATTAAAAAAAATAGTTATATGTTTTAAAAAAGGAAAAATTTCTAAAATTTTTGGATTTGTAAATCCACTTCCTATCCCAACCAAAATTCCAGCTATTGGTAATATTAAAACTGGTGCCATTAGAACTTTTCCCAATTTTTGAAATTCACTAAATAGTCTATTCTTATTCATATATTCCCCCTAAATTAATAAGATTCTTTTTCTAATTTTGGCCAAAATTCAC
This window contains:
- a CDS encoding MurR/RpiR family transcriptional regulator — protein: MYSFFSNLKKCRDNNELYPKVEVIIANYILDNHKIIPTISIKELAQKCNTSISTISRFCKRVNGSDFKTLKEDCRIYNNFLEEKEVIKPNIKKFSGKNYLNDIFKALQETSCLNENENIRKTIFWIKRAKKIFFFGTSFSNIFAQNISEKFMRLGKNTICPLTISSQDNIISQIHSDDLAIIISFSNNNFQINRIKNILRKKKIKIIYISSRQDVETNNEITLLVSKLSYKEFESPIIQEFSISYIINYLYLYYTEKEDI
- a CDS encoding PTS transporter subunit EIIC, yielding MNKNRLFSEFQKLGKVLMAPVLILPIAGILVGIGSGFTNPKILEIFPFLKHITIFFNILKDAGNVVNNNIPVIFAICISYGFVKSEKATAALSGFLGYMTMNTILGSFLIFTGDLDPKNLLIGQKQILGVLTLDTGVFGGILVGFLIAYIHNKFYKIQLPAILSIFNGTRAIPALSIICSSILGILLAFIFPPIQHLLIKSSDIINSIGASGSFLYGLSERLLLPFGLHHFIYLPFFFTQLGGYMNIDGVMVEGAVNIYNAILSSPTAKFDVNITRFVMNGKVLFAMFGLPGAALAIYKTSLPKNKKKVAALMTAAVLPCALMGITEPLEFAFLFVAPGLFIIHSFFAGIAYILTYILQINIPGPSSFGGPLLSFIFNGILNSNKGSHWYYLLIVGPIYFVLYYFTFKIYIEKRNLKTPGREENFDGDIEEDIKESSINKNVSVEFLNKIIKAVGGRENILKVDACFTRLRLTLENNSKIKDIKIFEKDLGASGAVLVDNGIQIIYGNKANLLKIEMREYLKHE